The following proteins are co-located in the Tiliqua scincoides isolate rTilSci1 chromosome 8, rTilSci1.hap2, whole genome shotgun sequence genome:
- the LOC136658845 gene encoding nuclear receptor ROR-beta-like has product MRAQIEVIPCKICGDKSSGIHYGVITCEGCKGFFRRSQQNNATYSCSRQRNCLIDRTNRNRCQHCRLQKCLALGMSRDAVKFGRMSKKQRDSLYAEVQKHQQSQEQGGGTKDDSETLSRVYTTSMSSDLDDISMLSDGFLFDFPLTPEGNSTYYNLDLLTSAQPSPDQSSIDVSDAKFIKQESIYELMLEPGLFPHGPLESSQLASDISVMEIERLAQNVVKSHLETSQYSSDELKRLAWTLYSQEETRSMQSKSCEAMWQQCALQISNAIQYVVEFAKRIDGFMELCQNDQIILLKAGCLEVLLIRMIRAFNPLNNTVLFEGKYGGMQLFKSLGCDDLVNSIFELGRSLCRLQLSDEEVALFTAAVLISPERPWLLESKKVQKLQDKIYFALQHEIQKKNSSEDRLSKMVSKLPLMKTICNLHLDKLEFFRLVHPETAMNFPPLYKEVFNSEHHYSDPRES; this is encoded by the exons CACAAATAGAAGTTATTCCCTGTAAGATATGTGGGGACAAGTCTTCAGGAATTCACTACGGAGTCATCACGTGTGAAGGATGCAAA GGATTCTTCCGTAGAAGCCAACAAAACAATGCCACCTACTCTTGCTCACGACAGAGGAACTGTCTCATTGATCGGACCAACCGTAACCGGTGTCAACATTGCCGCTTGCAGAAATGCCTGGCATTGGGCATGTCCCGTGATG CGGTGAAGTTTGGCCGCATGTCTAAGAAGCAGCGGGATAGTCTTTATGCTGAGGTCCAGAAACACCAACAGAGCCAGGAGCAGGGTGGTGGAACCAAGGATGACTCGGAGACCTTGTCGCGGGTCTACACCACCAGCATGAGCAGTGACCTGGATGACATCTCCATGCTGTCAGACGGCTTCCTCTTTGACTTCCCGTTGACCCCCGAAGGGAACAGCACTTACTACAACCTTGACCTCCTGACTTCAGCCCAGCCATCGCCTGACCAGTCCAGTATTGATGTCAGTGATGCCAAGTTCATTAAGCAAGAGTCCATCTATGAGCTTATGCTAGAACCTGGACTCTTTCCTCATGGCCCTCTAGAGAGCAGCCAATTGGCTTCGGACATTTCAGTGATGGAGATTG AGCGCTTAGCCCAGAACGTGGTCAAATCGCACCTAGAGACATCCCAGTATAGCAGTGATGAGCTGAAGAGGCTAGCTTGGACACTGTACTCACAAGAGGAGACCCGGAGCATGCAGAGCAAG AGTTGCGAAGCCATGTGGCAACAGTGCGCCTTGCAGATCTCCAATGCCATCCAGTATGTTGTGGAATTTGCCAAACGCATCGATGGCTTCATGGAGCTCTGTCAGAACGACCAAATCATCCTCCTCAAAGCAG GTTGCCTGGAGGTCCTCCTCATTCGGATGATTCGGGCCTTCAATCCGCTAAACAACACTGTTCTCTTTGAGGGCAAATACGGCGGGATGCAGCTGTTCAAGTCACTTG GCTGTGATGACCTCGTCAACTCTATCTTCGAGTTAGGGAGGAGTCTTTGCCGGCTACAGCTCTCAGATGAGGAGGTGGCGCTGTTCACTGCAGCAGTCTTGATCTCACCAG AGCGACCCTGGCTCTTGGAGTCCAAGAAGGTGCAGAAACTCCAGGATAAGATCTATTTTGCTCTGCAGCACGAGATCCAGAAGAAAAACTCCAGCGAAGATAGACTCTCAAAG ATGGTCTCCAAACTGCCTCTGATGAAGACAATTTGCAACCTACACTTGGATAAGTTGGAATTTTTCCGTCTTGTCCATCCTGAGACTGCCATGAACTTCCCTCCCCTTTACAAAGAGGTCTTCAACTCGGAGCACCACTACAGTGACCCTCGGGAAAGCTAA